The nucleotide window ATCCAGGCCGCCATGGAGCAAAGAGCTGAGGAACTTCCATGACGACCGTCCTCATCGCCTTCATCCTTCTCCTGATTCTGGCCGTCCCGATCGGTTATATCATGGGCATCTCGTCCCTGATCGGGCTCTTCCAGATGGGCGGCTGGGAATACCTGGAGCCTGTGGCCGTATCGCTCCATTCCGGCACATCCGGATACATCCTCGTCTCGATCCCTTTCTTCGTCCTTACGGCGGAGATCCTGAATCAATCCGGCATGACCACCAGGCTCGTGGCCTTCGCCGACAGCCTTTTCGGGCACCTGCGAGGCGGGCTGAGCCATGTCAACATCTTCGTCAGCATCCTGTTCGCCGGTCTGACCGGCACCGCGATCACCGATACCGTAGCCGTAGGCGGCATTCTCATCCCGGCCATGAAAAAACAGGGGTATACCGCCGGCTATGCCGCAGCTGTCACCGCCGCCTCGTCGGTCATCGGACCGATCATACCCCCGAGCGTCGTGATGGTGATCTACGCGAGCATCCTGAGGCTTTCCGTCCCGGCCCTCTTCGCTGCGGCCCTCATCCCCGGGCTCCTTTGCGGCCTGGGCCTGCTGGCCCAAAGCTGGGTCCTGAGCACGCGGCGGAAATACCCGAAATCGAACCGCGCCGCCCTCGGGACGGTAGCCCGTGCAGCCATCCAAGCCACACCGCCCATGGGCGTGGGGCTTTTCATCCTCGGCTGCATCCTTTTCGGCATCACGGATGTCTCGGAGGCCGCCGCCGGCGGCGCTCTCTATGCGATCCTTCTCGGCTGGATGGGGTATCGGAGCCTCGGTCTGCGGGAGATCTGGCAGTCGATGCTGAACACCGTCGTACTCTCGGGGATGATCTTCCTGCTCATCGGGGCCGCCGCGGCCCTGGGCTGGTTCATCACGCTGTCGGGTGTCGTGGAAGAGACCGGCAAATGGGTGGCTTCATTGGACGCCAGCCCCTATATCATTCTGACGCTCGTGGACGCGGTCGTTCTGATCGCCGGCATGTTCATCGACGTCATCCCCGCCGCTCTAGTGCTGGGTCCGGTGCTTTCACCCGCCATGACCCAGCTCGGCGTCGATCCGATCCATTTCGCGATGGTCATGATGGTCGGGTTGAATATCGGCAACACCACGCCTCCCATGGGAATGAGCCTGATGACCGCCTCGCGCATCGCCCGCATCCCCTATGAAGCCTGCTTGAAGGACGCCGGCTGGTTCATCTGCGCGGAGATAGGCATCCTGCTGCTCGTGACCTACCTCCCGGTTCTTTCCCTTTGGCTGCCGCAGCTACTGGGCTACACGAACTAGATCAATAAGAGATGCGTTTCTCGATGAAATCCTTGTGCTCCTTTTTCCACTCCTCTCCGAACTTCCTCTCGTAATAGGAACCCAGCCTCTCGAGCCAGCGCCACCAGGGGCTCCGGCCCCTTTCCCGGGCCTCGAGGACATCCTCCAAAAACAATTGGATGTCGTTCAGTTTTTCCTTGGGGACATAGGAAGCCGCCCCCTCATGCAGAGACTTCAGGGTATTTTCGGGAGACAAGGCGTGCGCTGTGAGCATTACCGCCGGCACCCCCCTGCTTCGGGCGATTTGAAGCAGATTGAAGCCATCCACGCCCATGATGTCCAGGACCGCGAGGTCGTAATGCCTGGTATTGAGCAGCTCCGCCGCTTCATCGAAAGTGGAAGCGGCCGTGATGGAACACATGGGAAGCAGGTCCTCGAGGCTATCGAGCACATCCGGTTCATCATCTACGATAAGGACCTTCTTCCCTTCCAGCCGAGATAGCGCGGCGCCTTTCTCAGATCCCTTTTTAGCCATAGGTTCATCTCCCTAATAAGGATACGCTCTTGCGGACAAAAAACGGCGGCCCGAAAAGCCCTCGCACGCACCCTACTCGATCAATTCCGGCAGAAACGTCGCAATGGAGGGAAACGCGATGATCGCCGCGGTCCCTACGATAAGAGCCAACAAAAAAGGAACCGAGCCCCTGAAAATCGTCATCAGCGGGACGTCCCCGGCGATACCCCGCACAATGTAGACGCATATTCCCACCGGCGGGGTGATGGTGCCCATGTGCGTGACGAGCACGATGACAATCCCGAACCAGATGGGGTCATATCCCAGATTCACCACGATCGGGTAAAAGATGGGAATCGTCAACATGATGAGCGCCATCGAGTCGATGAAGAAGCCCCCGATCAGAAAGATGAGGCATATCAAAGCCATGATCGCCCATGGAGGCCAGTGGATCATCCCGACGGAACTGGCCAGATCCATCGGGATGCGGGTCA belongs to Desulfatiglans anilini DSM 4660 and includes:
- a CDS encoding TRAP transporter large permease, with product MTTVLIAFILLLILAVPIGYIMGISSLIGLFQMGGWEYLEPVAVSLHSGTSGYILVSIPFFVLTAEILNQSGMTTRLVAFADSLFGHLRGGLSHVNIFVSILFAGLTGTAITDTVAVGGILIPAMKKQGYTAGYAAAVTAASSVIGPIIPPSVVMVIYASILRLSVPALFAAALIPGLLCGLGLLAQSWVLSTRRKYPKSNRAALGTVARAAIQATPPMGVGLFILGCILFGITDVSEAAAGGALYAILLGWMGYRSLGLREIWQSMLNTVVLSGMIFLLIGAAAALGWFITLSGVVEETGKWVASLDASPYIILTLVDAVVLIAGMFIDVIPAALVLGPVLSPAMTQLGVDPIHFAMVMMVGLNIGNTTPPMGMSLMTASRIARIPYEACLKDAGWFICAEIGILLLVTYLPVLSLWLPQLLGYTN
- a CDS encoding response regulator, translated to MAKKGSEKGAALSRLEGKKVLIVDDEPDVLDSLEDLLPMCSITAASTFDEAAELLNTRHYDLAVLDIMGVDGFNLLQIARSRGVPAVMLTAHALSPENTLKSLHEGAASYVPKEKLNDIQLFLEDVLEARERGRSPWWRWLERLGSYYERKFGEEWKKEHKDFIEKRISY